The following nucleotide sequence is from Natronosalvus caseinilyticus.
GCGCCGTCTCGAGGCACATGCGTGCCGTACGACTCGACACCCACGGTGGACCGGACGTCCTCGAAGTAGTCGACGCCGATCGTCCCGACCCGGAGAGCGACGAACTCCTCCTCGAGGTCGCCGCGGCGGGCGTCAACCCCGTCGACACCTACTTCCGGGACGGTTCCTACGAACCCGTCTCCCTGCCGTTTACGCCCGGCGTGGACGTCTCGGGAACCGTCGTCGAGACCGGCGACGGCGTCGAGGGCTTCGAACCCGGCGACCGGGTCTTCGGGACCGGGATCGGCAACGCGACGGCCCAGGGGAGCTACGCCGAGTACGCCACGATTCCGACCGATCGCGTCGTCCACCTGCCCGACGGTGTCGACGCCATCCAGGCGGGCGCGGCCGGCGTCGTCGCCGTCACCGCCTGGCGAGCTCTGATCGATCACGCCGCCCTCGATCCCGCCGAGTACTGCCTCGTCCACGGCGGCTCTGGCGGCGTCGGGCACGCCGCCGTCCAGATCGCCGCCGCGGTGAGCGCCCGCGTCCTCACGACCGCGAGCCCCGACTACCACAGCGCCCTGGCCGACCTCGGTGCCGAGACGGTTTTCGATTACGGCCGGGATAACCTCGCCGACGCCGTCCTCGAGGCCAGCGACGGCGGCGTCGACGCGATTCTCGACCACCGCCTCGACGAGTATCTCCAGTTCGACGCCGACGTGGCAGCGACCGGGGCACGGGTGGTCGGCATCGGGGAGAACAGCCCCGACCCCGGCTTCACGAACGATGGCGCCGCCCGCTCGAAGGACGTCAACTACCAGTTCATGAGTATGTTCAACACGCCCGACCTCCGCGTGCCGCTTCGCGGGGTCGCCCACCTCCTCGAGTCGGACAATCTGTCGATCGAGATCGCCGAGACGTACGGGCTCGAGGCGGCCGGCGAGGCCCAGCGGGCCGTGATGGAAGACAGCGTGTTCGGGAAACTCGTGATCGTGCCGTAAGCCGTCGCTCGTTTTCGTTCTTCATCTCGACCGGCGACCGTATCCCCCTCGAGCGAACCGAACGCTCCGAACGGAGAATTCCCAGTAAAACGAAATCTGACTCAGCGACCGGCGATCACTCGGTGAACGTGATCCAGCCCTCGGGTGCGTGCGATTTCACCGCCATCATCGCCTCCCGAGCGTCGGTGCGGTGCTCGTAGCTCTGGGTGCTCTCGGCCAATACGTCGCCGTAGGTGTCGATCAGCCGCCAGACCCAGCCGTCCTCCGCGCGGTGGAGTTCGAACGAAACGCTGTCGATCTCGAGGATGCTCGCGTTCGCGATCAGCCCGCGAACGTCCTCGAGTGCCGCCTGGGCGGTCTCGCTCGAGGCGTGGCCTTCCGACCCGACCGCGACGGTCCGTCCGTTCTCGTCGATCAGCCGCCAGCGCCACCGTCCGTCCTCGTCGGCGAACAGTTCGAAGGAAGCGACGTCGAAGTCGACGCGACCGGCGATGGGTGCCCGTCGCCTGACCTCGTCGACGACGGCCATCGCGTCCGCTTTGGTGCGCTCGGTCTCGACGGCGCTCGCGAGTACCTCCCGATCGGCATCGATGAGTTCCCAGGCCCAGCCGTCGTCGTCGGTCAATCGGATGGCCGCCGTGTCGATGGTAAAGATCGGCGCGTCGTCCGCACGCGCTTTCAGGCCCTTGACGG
It contains:
- a CDS encoding NADPH:quinone reductase, yielding MRAVRLDTHGGPDVLEVVDADRPDPESDELLLEVAAAGVNPVDTYFRDGSYEPVSLPFTPGVDVSGTVVETGDGVEGFEPGDRVFGTGIGNATAQGSYAEYATIPTDRVVHLPDGVDAIQAGAAGVVAVTAWRALIDHAALDPAEYCLVHGGSGGVGHAAVQIAAAVSARVLTTASPDYHSALADLGAETVFDYGRDNLADAVLEASDGGVDAILDHRLDEYLQFDADVAATGARVVGIGENSPDPGFTNDGAARSKDVNYQFMSMFNTPDLRVPLRGVAHLLESDNLSIEIAETYGLEAAGEAQRAVMEDSVFGKLVIVP